The Spirochaetota bacterium nucleotide sequence ATAAATTTAAAAAAGCTATAGAATATAGTAATCAAGGATTATCTATAGAACAAAATAATATATCTTTGCTTAATGTTAAAGGTAGAGCACTTATAGATAGTGGCAGTTATATAGAAGGTGCTAAAATATTTGAAAATTTGCTTACTTTAAATAGTCAAGATGCATGGAACTATTATTTTTATGGTAAAAGCCAGTTTTTTCAAAATAAGTTTTATAGTGCTATAGTAGCTTATGAAGCAGCATTATATCTAAAAGACGATGTAGAATATTTTTATTATTATTTAGGATTATCTTATTATAAAGTTGGTGAAAGGAAAAAAGCTCTTGAAATTCTTGAAAAAGGAAAATCAAAATTTCCATATTATCAAAATATTAATAATTTGATTATAGAAATAAAAGGTTAAGTAAAATTTTCTAAGAATAAAAATATAATTAAATGTTAAATTTTTATTTAAAAACTTTTGGTTGTAGATTAAATATTGCAGAGTCTGAATCAATTGCTTTTCAATTAAAAAGGAATAATTTTGCTGAAACTTTTGATAAAGAAAAAGCTTCAGTTTTTATAATAAACTCTTGTACTGTAACATCTAATGCAGATAAAAAAGTCAAAAATTTTGTAAATGGTTTAAAAAAGTATGGTAAGCCTATATTTATAACTGGTTGTGGCAATTATCAAAATATCCCTGAGAAAAATATTTTTTTTATAGATAACAATCAAAAAGGGAATATTGTTAAAATAATTATAGAATATTTTAATGAAAAAGGGAATAATGATCAATTATTTTTAAATCTTGATAAATATGAAAATAATCAATTTTTTGATCCATCTTACGAGAGCATTTATCATACAAAAGCTTTTTTAAAAATCCAGGATGGATGTAATCAAAATTGCTCTTATTGTAAGGTTAGATTAGTTAGAGGGAAATCTGTTTCTCTTGAAAAAGATAAAATTATTGATTATATTGAAAGATTATCAAATTCAGGCTTTAAAGAAATCGTATTAACAGGGGTTAATCTATCTTCTTATAATTTTAAGACTGAAAGAAGTATTATTAATTTTTCTGATCTTATTGAGGATCTACTAAAAAAATTTGAGAATAAAATATTAATAACATTGTCTTCTCTTGAGGTTAATTTTTTAGATGATAAATTTTTTGAACTTATAAAAAGTTACTCTATTAAGCCATATTTTCATTTGCCTATTCAATCTGGTTCTGAAAAGATATTAAAATTAATGAATAGGGAATATAAGATTTCCGAATATATTAGAATAGTTGATAGAATCAGAAAAATAAAAAAAAATTCTTTTATATCTACAGATGTAATAGTTGGTTTTCCATTAGAAGATTATAAGGATTTTAATAAAACTTTGAATATATGTAAAGATTTAAGTTTTAGTTATATGCATATATTTCCATTCTCTTTTAGAGAGGGAACAGAAGCTTATAAAAAATATTATTCTAATAAAATTGATGAAAAAATTATAGAAGAAAGGAAATTTGAGCTTGAATCTTTAAATTTTATCTTGAATAAACAATATATTGTAAATTTAATTAAAGAAGGCTCTGAAGGTTACAATAAGTTTTTAATAGAAAATAAATTAGAAGTAAATAATAAGCTTTATTTAATTGGAACAAATTATTATAATATAAAATGTATTTTGGAAACTAAAATTGAGAAATTATCAGATAATTCAATATTTTCTATTGGTGATTATTTATATAATAAAGATATTAAATATTTTTATAAAAGAGATTTAAACGATAAAAAAGGAATTTTATATGGTTCTTGGTATTGATGAAGCTGGAAGAGGGCCAATTGCTGGTCCTTTAGTTGTAGGGGGTGTAATTTTTGATAGTAATAAATATTTTTTAGATGATTCAAATTATTTAAGTATTAGAGATTCAAAGATTTTGACTCCCAGTAAAAGAGAGGAATTATTTAAATATATAAAGTCAATATCTATTTTTTCTGAAGTTGTATGTTATAACAATAAAATTATTGATAAATATGGAATTTCTTATGTTTTAAAGCTATCTATAATAAAAATAATAGAAAAAGCATTTGAGAGGGGACTAAAATTATCAAAAATTATTTTTGATGGTAATTTTAATCCAATAAAAAATAGTTCAT carries:
- a CDS encoding MiaB/RimO family radical SAM methylthiotransferase yields the protein MLNFYLKTFGCRLNIAESESIAFQLKRNNFAETFDKEKASVFIINSCTVTSNADKKVKNFVNGLKKYGKPIFITGCGNYQNIPEKNIFFIDNNQKGNIVKIIIEYFNEKGNNDQLFLNLDKYENNQFFDPSYESIYHTKAFLKIQDGCNQNCSYCKVRLVRGKSVSLEKDKIIDYIERLSNSGFKEIVLTGVNLSSYNFKTERSIINFSDLIEDLLKKFENKILITLSSLEVNFLDDKFFELIKSYSIKPYFHLPIQSGSEKILKLMNREYKISEYIRIVDRIRKIKKNSFISTDVIVGFPLEDYKDFNKTLNICKDLSFSYMHIFPFSFREGTEAYKKYYSNKIDEKIIEERKFELESLNFILNKQYIVNLIKEGSEGYNKFLIENKLEVNNKLYLIGTNYYNIKCILETKIEKLSDNSIFSIGDYLYNKDIKYFYKRDLNDKKGILYGSWY
- a CDS encoding ribonuclease HII; amino-acid sequence: MVLGIDEAGRGPIAGPLVVGGVIFDSNKYFLDDSNYLSIRDSKILTPSKREELFKYIKSISIFSEVVCYNNKIIDKYGISYVLKLSIIKIIEKAFERGLKLSKIIFDGNFNPIKNSSFYKENILDKEIVFQNIIKADRKIKEVSAASILAKVIRDRILKGYSKVYPHYRFEKNKGYGTSEHIELIKRYGYSEIHRKSFLIKNLNIQNLF